The sequence below is a genomic window from Harmonia axyridis chromosome 1, icHarAxyr1.1, whole genome shotgun sequence.
CTTTGTTTCAGAGGCGGTGTCTCTTCTTCATCACTCATGTTGTCTGCGATCTCCATATCATCAGGATCGGTAACCACATTTTCCAAACCTAGATCAACCTCATCCTCATCATCGTCCGAAGAGAGATCATCGAGGTCCGACTGATCGAAGTCCAAGTTGAGAGCTATCTCTTCAAGCTCCAACGCGGTCAAAGGccctaaaaaaataatatttcaaatgaaaagtaAACAATATTTGATTTCTCGTGAAAATCTAtagaatttgatttttacattgaaattaaatttgtagtCAGTAAGACCCAAGGTATCACCTATGATACGTTAACGGAATTACCCATTGcgaaatatttgtaatatttaAAACAGAACCTATTATATTCCATATGTTCTGTAGTACTTGTTCAacaaatataaatcaaaaaaacaCCACAAAAACAATTACTTACTTTTATTTCGTGGTAGAGGCATGATCGTAGCACGTGCACTTGTAAACATAAACAATCGACTGACTTTTCTTGCCGCCGTATGCAACCAACATCGCATCAAAAAATTAGGCGCGTATTTAGCAGTGTATCATATATGATACCATCGAGTACGTGCGGCTAAATGGAGCTGGAGGCcgagaataaaatataaaccTGGGGTATCATATATGATACCTGGGGTCTGAGGAGGATAAAAAAATGAGTTACTTATTGAATACTTTCCGGAAAGTGAAAAAAACTTATGTTATAAGAAACAATGAAatacaaagaataaaaaaaaaggtacatatgatccgagagttattataagaaggaaatttatttaatttgaatgaaatttatagttAATTACAGTAAGAAAGGGAATATGTACTTCCTGGCGGCTCTCAaaagaaagaaggaaaaaaaaaatccttacacACTACTGTGTgttaagagaaaaaaagaaaagagacaatggaatatcaaattaaactatCAAATATCAAATCGTTAGATAGAATTACtattattcaaagaaataattaggtaatattcaatatctaatatTAAGGTACTCAACCATACGAAAAGccaccaaaaaatatcacactcacTCTCCACCTGCTTTCAATCAGTCGTCAAAATCATAATAATCCTCTTTCagctgaaaactgaaaaattcccACATTGAACGACAATCTCCGCGCACTCTCTGTATCAAATATGAGAATCGATAGTGTTCGATAAATTACATCGGGGATCAGTGGCGTTTCTTAAACATGAGCTGGGCAAAATTATATACGGTCCGTTGAATCGTTACACACCACCCCAACTgggcgaaaaaaaaatttgtaaactttagaagtttaaaatttttttttttattttttttttcattcgctaTATAGCAAAGGAATTGACTTAGGAAGCAACAAATTGAAATCAGACTCAATATTCATAGTACATGAAAAGATACGATGCAAGGAAAACTTTGAGAGATACAGATAGGTAAGATAAATAAGGCATGTAACATAAATCaaaatgatatgaaaaatgCATTGATTCCCaaatatcataaataccgaagtaaTTCAGAATCAACACAACACATCCCTGCTGAATAGTTCATATCATGAAAGcacaaattttccataaaggAGCTACCAAAGATAGATTCTTTCATAACATTGCACCATCCAACAGTAATTCATTATGTTTACACGCATAATACTTGCAATAGagaaaaaaatagagaaaatatttatgagtCATCCGAATCTGCGCTAAGATACTCCTCAGCCGAATCCAAATCATCATCATAAGATGATTTGAGATCTTTAATGTGCCAACGACCCAAATCGTTACCATCCACGTCCTTAAGCTCGTATACCAAATCTGAAACAACCCTAGTAATAATGCAAGGCAAATATTTAGGAGCTAATTTCGCAGAATAATTGTTAGCCGCTGAAGACAAAGTTACATTTCTTTTCCAGACTTTATCGCCGACATAAAATCTTACTTTTCGCTTTCTTAAATTGTATTGATGAGCATTTCTAAGATAGACCTGATGTAATTTCTTGCGAATATCTACAAATAATTCGGGTAGTTTCTGCACATCATCAATGCGTTGAAACTTCTCAGATATAGAGATTGTATTGTTTTGATTATCAGAAATTTTTCCATAGAAATCTCCGATAACGGGAATATTTCTAGCGAAATTAAGGAAAGCCGGAGAATAACCTGTGACATCATGTTTTGCCAACCTGATGGCCTGAGCCACTTTAAATATAGAAGAATCCCAGGTTTTATGATTTTCATTAATATAACACCGAAACCCTCCAAAAACTCTCCTCTTACTTTCAACATCGGCAGTTGGTTCAACGCCgcgaattttaatttcatagaCCAATTCATAGGCCTTCAAATGATTGGGATTCATACTTCATCAAATTATAGAAATCAGTTACGAAATTAGtgtaaaaaaacgaaaatataaaataagaaaagtGAATTTAAAGAGAAAGATGGCCGTTCAATATGGTATAGAAATGTCAATACGAAAAAATATTAGTACTGAATAACAATGTACCAAATTCTGTCGGATCAAATGTATAACAGAAAATTTCCACTCAgcaagatttagaaaaaaaaaaaattatgtcaagCCAACGCACCCCTTGAGGGCCACGCGATGGGCGCCAATTGTGTAAAGTTAAATCACACGTATGCCTGTCGGCTGCTCAGTTGATACGGTGAGGGTGTGGGCA
It includes:
- the LOC123673497 gene encoding uncharacterized protein LOC123673497, with protein sequence MRCWLHTAARKVSRLFMFTSARATIMPLPRNKRPLTALELEEIALNLDFDQSDLDDLSSDDDEDEVDLGLENVVTDPDDMEIADNMSDEEETPPLKQRKIQPVPDRRVRTVGNIHLPVFTKQEQKTRSKCRFPKCGKLTFAKCNSCNIYLCCTVDRNCFSLFHQ